One segment of Ascidiaceihabitans donghaensis DNA contains the following:
- a CDS encoding helix-turn-helix transcriptional regulator, whose product MSELRNNLKVLRAERGMTQADLAAAVSVSRKTINTIENRVFVPSTVLALRLADVLHVSVHDIFELED is encoded by the coding sequence ATGAGCGAATTACGCAATAACCTGAAAGTGTTACGGGCAGAACGGGGCATGACCCAAGCCGATTTGGCAGCCGCCGTTTCTGTGTCGCGTAAAACCATAAATACCATTGAAAACCGCGTGTTTGTGCCCTCGACGGTGCTGGCGCTGCGCCTTGCTGATGTTTTGCACGTCAGCGTTCACGATATTTTCGAATTGGAAGACTAG
- a CDS encoding alpha/beta hydrolase, with amino-acid sequence MLFTVAKFVAVSLCITGLIALGLIASQKPAEITGSEGLDFTDAILQDLSALPDPSMVTMRDGTDLAVRRYGDAGPLVVMVHGSGWNGMQFHSLATALGAQAQVLVPDLRGHGANPERRGDVDYIGQFEDDLADLIAATKAQDQRVMLLGHSSGGGLVVRFAGGTHGSMIDHAVLLAPFLKHNAPTTRKNAGGWSHVLMRRIIGLSMLNTFGITALNHLTIIQFNMPRVVLDGPLGHTATTSYSYRLNTGFAPRGAYADDIAALPAFELIVGADDEAMVADAYEPLMAGMTGKGRYRVLPDVGHLGVVDAPETLTAIQESLSDL; translated from the coding sequence ATGCTTTTTACCGTGGCCAAGTTTGTCGCTGTTTCGCTGTGCATCACTGGGTTGATTGCTCTGGGTTTGATTGCGTCGCAAAAACCCGCTGAAATCACCGGCAGCGAAGGGCTGGATTTCACAGATGCCATTTTACAGGATCTAAGCGCATTGCCTGATCCGTCTATGGTCACGATGCGGGACGGGACGGATTTGGCCGTCAGGCGCTACGGTGACGCGGGGCCACTGGTGGTCATGGTGCACGGGTCGGGGTGGAACGGTATGCAATTTCACAGCCTGGCCACGGCACTTGGTGCGCAGGCACAGGTGCTGGTCCCTGATTTGCGGGGACACGGTGCCAATCCGGAACGCCGCGGTGATGTGGACTATATCGGTCAGTTCGAAGATGACCTGGCGGACTTGATCGCGGCGACAAAGGCACAAGATCAAAGGGTTATGCTGCTTGGGCATTCATCGGGTGGTGGGCTGGTGGTCCGTTTTGCAGGTGGTACGCACGGTTCCATGATCGACCATGCGGTGCTGTTGGCCCCGTTCCTCAAGCACAACGCGCCCACAACCCGCAAAAACGCAGGAGGCTGGAGCCATGTTCTGATGCGCCGGATCATCGGACTAAGCATGTTGAACACCTTTGGGATCACTGCGCTGAACCATTTGACGATTATCCAGTTCAATATGCCGCGCGTGGTGCTGGACGGCCCACTGGGGCACACGGCCACAACATCCTATTCCTACCGTCTGAACACCGGCTTTGCGCCGCGTGGGGCCTATGCAGATGACATTGCAGCCTTGCCCGCGTTCGAATTGATTGTGGGGGCGGACGATGAAGCCATGGTTGCCGACGCCTATGAACCTTTGATGGCGGGCATGACTGGCAAAGGGCGGTATCGGGTGCTACCTGACGTGGGACATTTGGGGGTGGTTGATGCGCCCGAAACCCTGACCGCCATACAAGAGAGCCTCAGTGACCTTTAA
- a CDS encoding squalene/phytoene synthase family protein, giving the protein MTFNDDLNACAALVEKGDPLRFRTVMAAPLAAREKLFPLYAFNVEVARAPWVTQEPMIAEMRLQWWRDALEEIAQDAGKIRRHQVVTPLSRVIDAASATQLDALVAARRWDIYKDAFEDEGHFERYIDETSGHLLVAAVRALDPQVARDCETVLRDAAFASGVAAWLRAIPALVGAKRIPLLDGRDAGIKTLARSALDRLRKARAHHRSISKAAAPALWPTLQAAPTLRAVIKRPDLVADGLPDIPRDGLWWAALRSRW; this is encoded by the coding sequence GTGACCTTTAACGACGATCTTAACGCCTGCGCCGCTTTAGTTGAAAAGGGCGATCCATTGCGGTTTCGCACAGTTATGGCCGCCCCTTTGGCTGCACGCGAAAAACTGTTTCCGCTGTATGCGTTCAATGTTGAAGTCGCGCGTGCACCTTGGGTGACACAAGAACCGATGATCGCCGAAATGCGTTTGCAATGGTGGCGGGATGCGTTGGAAGAAATCGCACAAGACGCAGGCAAAATCCGCCGCCATCAGGTGGTGACGCCACTGAGCCGGGTGATTGATGCGGCCAGTGCCACGCAGCTGGATGCTTTGGTCGCGGCGCGGCGGTGGGACATCTATAAGGACGCCTTTGAAGACGAAGGCCATTTTGAACGCTACATCGACGAGACCTCAGGCCATCTTCTGGTGGCGGCGGTGCGGGCGTTGGATCCGCAGGTTGCACGCGATTGCGAAACCGTATTGCGCGATGCAGCTTTTGCCAGCGGCGTTGCGGCGTGGTTGCGGGCGATCCCGGCCCTTGTAGGTGCAAAACGCATTCCTTTGCTGGATGGGCGAGATGCGGGGATCAAGACGCTTGCGCGGTCCGCATTGGACCGTTTGCGCAAGGCGCGTGCGCACCATCGTAGCATCTCTAAAGCGGCTGCACCGGCTCTTTGGCCCACCTTGCAGGCGGCACCAACACTCAGGGCTGTGATTAAACGTCCTGACCTTGTGGCTGACGGGCTACCGGATATCCCGCGCGACGGGCTGTGGTGGGCCGCTTTACGGTCGCGCTGGTAA
- a CDS encoding MFS transporter: protein MTAIIDDTRAKRNVAVLVLAQAFLGAQMPLVFTFGGLAGLSLASNACLATLPISLIVLGSMISATPISSIMQRFGRRAGFLVGTAGGAVAGLICAYGLYLGSFPVFLIGSFFTGIYMSAQGFYRFAAADTASDEFRPKAISYVMAGGLLSAIVGTQMGTITSNAFVVPFMGAYLFVVALNVVGSALFFFIDIPAPPKPTADSPKGRTRWELITTPRIAVSVICAMVSYALMNLVMTSTPLAVVGCGFAQSDASNVVMSHVLAMFAPSFFTGHLIARFGVEKIVGTGLIILALAGVVALTGVELLNFYAALILLGLGWNFGFIGATAMLAASHAPEERGRMQGLNDLLVFGGVTFASLASGGLMNCSGGNPVEGWAAVNFAMAPFLVLAGGALIWLALRPAERTA from the coding sequence ATGACAGCAATAATCGACGACACCCGCGCCAAACGTAATGTGGCCGTTCTGGTCCTTGCACAGGCTTTCCTTGGCGCGCAAATGCCGCTTGTTTTCACGTTTGGAGGGCTTGCAGGACTGTCATTGGCATCCAATGCATGCCTGGCCACGCTGCCCATTTCCTTGATCGTTCTGGGGTCCATGATTTCGGCTACGCCGATTTCATCTATCATGCAGCGTTTCGGACGACGGGCAGGATTTCTAGTGGGCACCGCAGGGGGTGCCGTCGCAGGTCTGATTTGCGCCTACGGCCTGTATTTGGGCAGTTTTCCGGTGTTTTTGATCGGCAGCTTTTTCACCGGTATCTACATGAGCGCACAAGGCTTTTACCGCTTTGCCGCTGCCGACACCGCATCCGACGAATTCCGCCCCAAGGCGATTTCCTACGTGATGGCTGGTGGCCTTTTGTCCGCCATCGTCGGCACCCAGATGGGAACGATCACGTCAAACGCATTTGTGGTACCGTTCATGGGGGCCTATTTGTTTGTCGTCGCCCTGAATGTGGTGGGGTCTGCCCTGTTCTTCTTTATCGACATCCCTGCCCCCCCCAAACCCACCGCTGACAGCCCCAAAGGCCGCACGCGTTGGGAACTGATCACCACACCACGCATTGCTGTGTCCGTGATTTGCGCGATGGTATCTTATGCGCTGATGAACTTGGTCATGACCTCAACACCTTTGGCGGTTGTGGGCTGTGGATTTGCGCAAAGCGACGCATCCAACGTCGTCATGAGCCACGTTCTGGCGATGTTCGCACCGTCCTTCTTCACAGGCCATCTGATTGCCCGGTTTGGCGTCGAAAAAATCGTCGGGACGGGATTAATCATTTTGGCGCTCGCTGGTGTTGTCGCTTTGACCGGTGTCGAACTGCTTAATTTCTACGCGGCCTTGATCCTTTTGGGACTGGGCTGGAACTTTGGCTTTATCGGCGCGACGGCGATGTTGGCTGCATCCCACGCCCCCGAGGAACGGGGACGCATGCAAGGCCTAAATGATTTGCTGGTGTTCGGTGGCGTTACGTTTGCCTCATTGGCATCGGGCGGGTTGATGAATTGCTCTGGCGGCAATCCCGTCGAAGGGTGGGCGGCTGTGAACTTTGCCATGGCACCGTTCTTGGTGTTGGCAGGTGGTGCATTGATCTGGCTGGCCTTGCGCCCTGCAGAGCGCACAGCCTAA
- a CDS encoding precorrin-6A/cobalt-precorrin-6A reductase — translation MKLLLIAGMGESVDLAQSLSTLPGIEVVAVTEGRAVARAKPPVRVHEGGFHDDRAFADFLRQEAFDLVIDAAHPFQFSLGRVARATGQGYLRASRDLWPENPGYILRPTLADVVACLPHDAHVFAVTGRGSLAAFENRPDVTVHCRQLTRHDDPFPLPLGGFVFGAGPFSVEDEIATFQALGITHLVLRNGGSVMGHSKLAAAARVGVQVAMITAPRWNIPADAQMSFADILKQVKSYASH, via the coding sequence ATGAAACTGTTACTGATCGCCGGAATGGGCGAAAGCGTGGACTTGGCGCAATCTTTGTCCACATTGCCGGGGATAGAGGTCGTGGCCGTGACGGAAGGCCGCGCAGTGGCGCGCGCGAAACCGCCAGTGCGTGTGCATGAGGGCGGCTTTCATGATGATCGGGCCTTTGCCGATTTTCTGCGACAAGAAGCATTCGATCTGGTCATTGACGCCGCCCATCCCTTCCAGTTTTCGCTGGGGCGCGTTGCGCGGGCGACAGGGCAGGGGTATTTGCGGGCCTCCCGCGATCTATGGCCGGAAAATCCCGGTTACATCTTGCGCCCGACATTGGCCGATGTGGTGGCGTGTTTGCCCCACGACGCCCATGTCTTTGCAGTGACCGGAAGGGGCAGTTTGGCCGCGTTTGAAAACCGCCCCGATGTGACAGTGCATTGCCGCCAACTGACCCGCCACGATGATCCGTTTCCTTTGCCTTTGGGTGGTTTTGTGTTCGGTGCCGGCCCGTTTTCCGTCGAAGATGAAATTGCGACGTTTCAGGCGTTGGGCATCACCCATCTGGTGTTGCGAAACGGGGGCAGCGTCATGGGGCACAGCAAATTGGCCGCAGCGGCGCGTGTCGGGGTGCAGGTTGCCATGATCACGGCGCCGCGTTGGAACATCCCGGCGGACGCGCAGATGTCGTTTGCGGATATTCTGAAACAGGTCAAATCCTATGCGTCTCATTGA
- a CDS encoding DNA-3-methyladenine glycosylase family protein gives MRLIETDADVAEGAAWLAANDPRCARALAETGPLPLRRRPDGFSQLLSAIISQQVSVASAAAIWGRMEASGLVSEAAVLAAGDDGLRGAGLSRQKIAYAQALAGARIDYDALRDVPDAEVIKTLTAVKGIGVWTAEIYAMFSLGRVDVFAPGDLALQVAAQDMCGLPARPTEKELRALAQQWSPWRSVAARLLFAYYRIVKGREGFAT, from the coding sequence ATGCGTCTCATTGAAACAGATGCGGACGTGGCCGAAGGGGCCGCTTGGCTTGCCGCCAATGACCCGCGGTGCGCTCGCGCGTTGGCCGAAACCGGACCCTTGCCGTTGCGGCGCAGACCTGACGGGTTTTCCCAACTGCTTAGCGCCATTATCAGCCAGCAAGTCAGCGTGGCTTCTGCAGCTGCCATTTGGGGGCGTATGGAAGCTTCGGGCTTGGTCAGTGAAGCGGCTGTGCTGGCTGCGGGCGATGACGGATTGCGCGGCGCAGGACTAAGCCGCCAAAAAATCGCCTATGCGCAAGCTTTGGCAGGGGCGCGCATAGACTATGATGCGCTGCGTGATGTGCCGGACGCAGAGGTGATAAAAACGCTAACGGCTGTGAAAGGCATCGGTGTTTGGACCGCCGAGATTTACGCGATGTTTTCGCTGGGGCGTGTCGATGTGTTTGCGCCGGGGGATCTGGCATTGCAGGTGGCCGCACAGGATATGTGTGGTTTGCCCGCGCGACCCACTGAAAAAGAGCTGCGCGCACTGGCGCAGCAGTGGTCCCCATGGCGGTCTGTTGCAGCGCGGCTGTTGTTTGCGTACTACCGCATTGTAAAAGGGCGCGAGGGGTTCGCGACATAA
- a CDS encoding alpha/beta hydrolase yields MTRVLKSERREPVSGDVRSVVVFVHGYGANGADLLGLADPLGEHLPDTLFIAPDAPEQIPGMPNGYQWFPIPWIDGSSEEEAERGLLAAADDFNAFLDALMVDEDVMPEQVVLFGFSQGTMMSLHVAPRREDEVAGIVAFSGRLLRPELLADEVVNRPPVLLVHGDIDDVVPPQSLQEAAETLQEAGWKEVFAHVMKGTGHGIAPDGLSVALAFMRDKLRL; encoded by the coding sequence ATGACACGGGTATTGAAATCAGAGCGGCGCGAACCGGTGTCTGGCGATGTGCGGTCGGTTGTTGTTTTTGTGCACGGCTACGGCGCAAACGGCGCGGACCTGTTGGGGCTGGCCGATCCCTTGGGCGAACATCTGCCCGATACTTTGTTCATCGCACCTGACGCGCCAGAGCAAATCCCCGGCATGCCAAACGGTTACCAGTGGTTCCCGATCCCATGGATTGACGGATCATCCGAGGAAGAGGCCGAACGGGGGCTGTTGGCGGCGGCTGACGATTTCAACGCCTTCCTTGACGCGTTGATGGTCGATGAAGACGTGATGCCGGAGCAGGTGGTGTTGTTCGGGTTCTCGCAAGGCACGATGATGTCGTTGCATGTGGCGCCGCGCCGCGAAGACGAAGTTGCGGGCATTGTTGCATTTTCAGGCAGACTTTTGCGCCCTGAATTGTTGGCAGACGAAGTGGTCAATCGCCCACCTGTTTTGTTGGTACACGGCGACATTGACGATGTGGTGCCGCCCCAATCGCTGCAAGAGGCCGCCGAAACCCTGCAAGAAGCAGGCTGGAAAGAGGTGTTTGCGCATGTGATGAAAGGCACGGGCCATGGTATCGCACCAGACGGGCTTAGCGTGGCCTTGGCCTTTATGCGCGACAAACTGCGGTTGTGA
- a CDS encoding HNH endonuclease — protein MDGDFRTDFTRNPGALKHHPALVLNADYRPLSYYPLSLWPWQDAVKAAWLDRVDIVAEYETTVSSPSTTLRIPSVVVLKDYVKPQKRVAFTRFNLFLRDEFRCQYCGTKGDLTFDHVVPRASGGVTSWQNVVAACSPCNLKKGSKHLHRTGMSLRKPPRQPQAGELMNMGRKFPPNHLHESWMDFLYWDAELEA, from the coding sequence ATGGACGGCGACTTTAGAACTGATTTCACGCGCAATCCGGGCGCATTAAAACACCATCCTGCGTTGGTGTTGAATGCGGACTACCGCCCGCTCAGCTATTATCCCTTATCCCTTTGGCCTTGGCAGGACGCGGTAAAGGCCGCTTGGCTGGACAGGGTAGATATCGTGGCGGAATATGAAACCACGGTCAGCAGCCCGTCCACGACCCTTAGGATCCCGTCGGTTGTTGTTCTGAAAGATTACGTCAAACCCCAAAAGCGCGTGGCCTTCACGCGCTTTAATTTGTTTTTGAGGGACGAATTTCGCTGTCAGTACTGTGGCACGAAAGGGGATTTGACCTTTGATCACGTGGTGCCGCGTGCCAGTGGCGGGGTAACGAGCTGGCAAAACGTGGTGGCGGCATGTAGCCCATGCAATCTGAAAAAGGGCTCAAAACATCTGCACCGCACGGGCATGTCATTGCGCAAACCACCGCGCCAGCCACAAGCGGGTGAATTGATGAACATGGGACGCAAGTTCCCGCCAAATCACCTGCATGAAAGCTGGATGGATTTTCTGTATTGGGACGCGGAACTTGAGGCGTAG
- a CDS encoding ornithine cyclodeaminase: MNAFPEHKTSAHLTPSKAAMVPFVSVENMMRLVHHIGMQDTLKGIAAYIEDDFKRWESFDKTPRLGSHTEDGVMELMPTSDGLDYGFKYVNCHPKNIKSGLQTVVGFGLLANVDTGYPVLLTEMTLLTALRTAATSAVMAKMLAPKGARVMAMIGNGAQSEFQAVALQAIVGIEEVRLFDIDPTATEKAARNLAGTGLKVTCCTSAQDAIQGAHIITTCTADKQNATVLSDNMVGAGVHINAIGGDCPGKTELAEAILHRANIFVEYPPQTRIEGEIQQLAEDHPVTELWQVMTGQAEGRTSQDQITLFDSVGFAIEDFSALRFIRDRIVGSDFFEALDLLADPDDPRDLFGMVQRSHP; the protein is encoded by the coding sequence ATGAACGCTTTCCCGGAACACAAAACATCTGCGCATTTGACCCCCTCGAAGGCCGCTATGGTCCCGTTTGTCTCTGTCGAAAACATGATGCGTTTGGTGCACCACATTGGCATGCAAGACACGCTGAAAGGCATCGCAGCCTACATCGAGGATGATTTTAAACGCTGGGAAAGCTTTGATAAAACGCCCCGCTTGGGTAGCCACACCGAAGACGGGGTGATGGAATTGATGCCGACCTCTGATGGTCTGGACTACGGGTTTAAATATGTAAACTGCCACCCAAAGAACATCAAAAGCGGGCTGCAAACCGTTGTGGGGTTTGGACTTTTGGCAAATGTAGACACAGGGTATCCTGTCCTTTTGACTGAAATGACCCTTTTGACAGCGCTGCGCACAGCGGCCACATCAGCCGTGATGGCCAAGATGCTGGCCCCCAAAGGCGCCCGTGTGATGGCCATGATCGGAAATGGGGCCCAATCTGAATTTCAGGCCGTCGCTTTGCAAGCTATCGTGGGCATCGAAGAAGTGCGATTGTTCGACATTGATCCCACCGCTACGGAAAAAGCGGCGCGCAATCTGGCCGGAACCGGTTTGAAAGTCACCTGCTGCACATCGGCACAGGACGCCATTCAGGGCGCACACATCATCACCACATGCACAGCAGACAAGCAGAACGCGACCGTATTGTCCGACAACATGGTCGGCGCAGGTGTCCACATCAACGCCATCGGGGGGGACTGTCCGGGCAAAACGGAACTGGCGGAAGCCATCCTGCACCGCGCAAACATCTTTGTAGAGTACCCGCCCCAAACACGCATCGAAGGCGAAATCCAGCAACTGGCAGAAGACCACCCCGTGACAGAGCTTTGGCAGGTTATGACCGGACAAGCCGAAGGACGCACGTCGCAAGACCAGATCACATTGTTTGACAGCGTCGGGTTTGCCATCGAAGATTTCAGTGCCTTGCGTTTCATTCGCGACCGGATTGTAGGCAGCGATTTTTTTGAGGCATTGGATTTGCTGGCCGATCCCGATGATCCACGGGATTTGTTTGGCATGGTGCAGCGCAGTCATCCCTAG
- the rocF gene encoding arginase produces the protein MTATHAIKLIGAPMDCGKTRQGCLMGPDAFRTAGLASALQSLGHTVDDLGNVAPDANAIAEQSGLVALPETVGWTTALARVAETAMQDSLPVFMGGDHALSLGTVLGVARHAAAQDRPLFVLWLDAHTDFHTPQSTSSGNLHGTPVGYLTGRTGFHDFPMFEHPVPCENVTMLGLRSVDAPERAALQDTQITGIDMRAIDEHGIAAPLAQFLNKVRRANGLLHVSLDVDFLDPSVAPAVGTTVPGGATVREAHLVMEMLHDSALMTSLDLVELNPFLDERGRTAQLMVDLTASAFGRTVFDRPTRAFA, from the coding sequence ATGACAGCAACACACGCAATCAAACTGATCGGCGCCCCTATGGATTGTGGCAAAACGAGACAGGGGTGCTTGATGGGCCCAGATGCGTTTCGCACTGCTGGCCTCGCATCCGCCCTTCAATCGTTGGGTCACACAGTCGATGATCTGGGCAATGTCGCCCCAGATGCAAACGCAATCGCAGAACAAAGTGGTCTGGTTGCATTGCCCGAAACCGTCGGGTGGACAACTGCACTGGCGCGGGTGGCCGAAACAGCAATGCAAGACAGCCTACCCGTCTTTATGGGAGGCGATCACGCTTTGTCGCTGGGCACTGTTCTGGGTGTGGCACGCCACGCCGCGGCCCAAGATCGCCCTTTGTTTGTGTTGTGGCTGGACGCCCACACCGACTTCCACACACCGCAAAGCACCAGTTCGGGCAACCTGCACGGCACGCCGGTCGGCTATCTGACTGGGCGCACAGGATTTCACGATTTCCCGATGTTTGAACATCCAGTGCCTTGTGAAAATGTCACAATGCTGGGTTTGCGGTCGGTCGACGCACCAGAGCGGGCGGCCCTTCAGGATACTCAGATCACCGGCATCGATATGCGTGCCATTGACGAACACGGGATCGCGGCACCATTGGCCCAGTTTTTGAACAAGGTCCGCCGCGCAAACGGCTTGCTGCATGTGTCATTGGATGTCGATTTCCTTGACCCCTCAGTGGCCCCCGCCGTTGGCACCACTGTACCCGGAGGTGCGACAGTGCGCGAAGCCCATCTTGTGATGGAAATGCTGCACGACAGCGCCTTGATGACCTCGCTTGATCTTGTTGAATTGAACCCGTTTCTCGATGAGCGCGGCCGGACTGCACAATTGATGGTCGACCTGACGGCTTCCGCTTTTGGCCGCACCGTCTTTGACCGCCCGACACGCGCATTTGCCTAA
- a CDS encoding Lrp/AsnC family transcriptional regulator, with product MDDTDLKLIAALRQDARASLSDLSVALGMSRTTVRSRMERLKARGDILGFSVVLREDSLKDPVRGLMMIGIEGRGTDRIIRHLNGLSAVREIYSTNGRWDIVAEVGTDTLESFDQCLNQIRRLDGIVASETNLLLSAKKVT from the coding sequence ATGGACGATACGGACTTAAAGCTGATTGCGGCGTTGCGTCAGGACGCGCGGGCATCGTTGTCGGACTTGTCGGTCGCTCTTGGAATGTCACGCACCACAGTACGCAGCCGCATGGAACGTCTGAAGGCACGGGGTGACATTTTGGGCTTTTCGGTCGTTTTGCGTGAAGACAGCCTAAAAGATCCTGTGCGCGGTTTGATGATGATCGGTATCGAAGGCCGCGGCACCGACCGTATCATCCGGCATTTGAACGGATTAAGTGCAGTGCGCGAGATTTACAGCACAAATGGCCGTTGGGACATCGTGGCTGAAGTTGGAACCGACACATTGGAGAGTTTTGACCAATGTTTAAACCAGATCAGACGCCTGGATGGTATTGTCGCCAGCGAAACGAATTTACTGCTATCGGCGAAAAAAGTGACTTAG
- a CDS encoding disulfide bond formation protein B, translated as MTRSYWIIIAAGGSLALLLAAFAFQHLGGLAPCKLCITQRYPHVAAIAIGVLALALPHILWIICGAIAAAITAGYGFYHAGVEQGWFEGPTSCTSGDIGTLSADQLLEQILTAPLVRCDDIPWDLFGISMAGWNGLISSGLCLAWLMALKARA; from the coding sequence ATGACGCGTTCTTATTGGATTATAATTGCCGCAGGCGGATCACTTGCGCTTTTGTTGGCGGCCTTTGCCTTTCAGCACTTGGGTGGTTTGGCCCCGTGCAAGCTGTGCATAACGCAACGCTATCCCCATGTTGCTGCCATCGCCATTGGGGTGCTGGCACTGGCCCTGCCCCACATTCTTTGGATCATTTGCGGCGCAATTGCAGCAGCCATCACGGCAGGATACGGGTTTTACCACGCAGGTGTGGAACAAGGCTGGTTTGAAGGCCCAACGTCCTGCACATCCGGCGACATCGGCACGCTGAGCGCCGATCAATTGCTTGAACAGATTTTGACAGCCCCTTTGGTGCGCTGCGATGACATTCCATGGGATTTGTTCGGGATCAGCATGGCAGGTTGGAACGGGTTGATTTCATCCGGTTTGTGTCTGGCATGGTTGATGGCCTTAAAAGCCCGCGCCTAA
- a CDS encoding YqaA family protein: MFKNLNAKMLEWAQHPKAMWILAIVAFAESSFFPIPPDLLMIPMILAAPHRAFKIAGVGLVASVLGGLLGYAIGAMAYETIGQPMLAALGKADAMQEFSTKFNDFGFWAVLTAGITPFPYKVITVMSGWTGMPLMTFIATSILARGLRFFLVAWLLYTFGPRVRDFIERYLGLILMLAIVVLIATFYALGKI, translated from the coding sequence ATGTTCAAAAATTTGAACGCCAAGATGCTGGAATGGGCGCAGCACCCCAAAGCGATGTGGATTTTGGCCATCGTCGCTTTCGCGGAAAGTTCGTTTTTTCCGATTCCTCCGGACCTCTTGATGATTCCCATGATTCTGGCAGCCCCTCATCGCGCTTTCAAAATTGCCGGCGTTGGTCTGGTGGCATCCGTGTTGGGCGGGTTGCTTGGATATGCGATTGGAGCAATGGCCTATGAAACCATCGGCCAACCAATGCTGGCTGCATTGGGCAAAGCCGACGCGATGCAGGAATTCAGCACCAAGTTCAACGATTTCGGGTTTTGGGCCGTGTTGACCGCTGGCATCACGCCTTTCCCTTACAAAGTCATCACTGTCATGTCCGGTTGGACCGGCATGCCACTTATGACCTTTATCGCAACATCAATTCTGGCGCGGGGTTTGCGTTTCTTTCTGGTGGCATGGCTGCTTTATACCTTCGGCCCACGGGTTCGTGATTTCATAGAACGCTATCTTGGCCTTATTCTTATGCTGGCGATCGTCGTGCTGATCGCGACCTTTTATGCATTGGGCAAAATATGA
- a CDS encoding OmpA family protein, whose amino-acid sequence MLTKNLPWAAPVVAIGLAASGVFDRGENAEPQQVQSTANVAAPAAAVVQPQPAQVAATTSVVTDENEVSQTSNLATSFNSLTAAGVLDQSVVTEPAQPTQVAAVEPAPAAPRQPSLDDDPAGFFAAAQAKLAAKTSCYEDLRNLTEQARVYFPSGGLTGGERGMGQARLIGLVAQECPGVQIIVEGHSDPSGDPDVNLRLSRQRAEAIVARVAASGINTSNFIVKGMGQSVPSTVRGPKPASFYDRRVEFDVVQTRVSATLNSAAPRPLAPCVAQLKDAVSQVKVFYAPRSITSSASDMQAALNLAIKASACPQARLRVVGQHTDQEGAGETPATGRLRAAALMSALVGQGIESTQVIIAAPSWSQTDPDQPGLSSSRIDFDVIVDEG is encoded by the coding sequence ATGTTAACAAAGAATTTGCCGTGGGCCGCGCCAGTGGTGGCGATCGGGCTTGCTGCATCTGGCGTTTTTGATCGCGGTGAAAACGCGGAACCACAACAGGTTCAATCAACTGCAAATGTAGCCGCACCTGCCGCGGCAGTCGTACAACCACAACCTGCACAAGTCGCTGCCACGACGTCAGTTGTGACCGACGAAAACGAGGTCAGCCAGACGTCGAACCTTGCGACATCTTTCAACAGCTTGACGGCTGCAGGTGTGTTGGATCAATCGGTTGTGACCGAACCTGCGCAACCTACACAAGTCGCTGCTGTCGAACCTGCACCTGCCGCGCCGCGCCAACCGTCGCTTGACGATGATCCGGCCGGTTTCTTTGCCGCTGCACAGGCAAAGCTGGCGGCCAAGACATCATGCTACGAAGATTTGCGCAATCTGACCGAACAAGCGCGGGTATATTTCCCAAGCGGCGGTCTGACGGGCGGTGAACGTGGCATGGGGCAGGCGCGATTGATCGGCTTGGTGGCGCAAGAATGTCCCGGCGTTCAAATCATTGTGGAAGGCCATTCCGACCCGTCTGGCGATCCGGACGTGAACCTGCGTCTCAGCCGCCAGCGCGCGGAGGCCATCGTGGCGCGTGTTGCGGCGTCTGGCATCAACACGTCCAATTTTATCGTTAAAGGCATGGGGCAATCGGTTCCATCGACGGTACGCGGTCCGAAGCCTGCCAGCTTTTATGACCGCCGTGTCGAATTTGACGTTGTGCAAACACGCGTCTCTGCGACTTTGAACAGTGCAGCACCGCGTCCGCTTGCGCCTTGTGTTGCACAGCTGAAGGATGCCGTGTCGCAGGTTAAAGTGTTTTATGCGCCACGCTCGATCACGTCGTCTGCATCCGACATGCAAGCTGCTTTGAACCTTGCGATCAAAGCATCGGCGTGCCCGCAGGCGCGTTTGCGTGTTGTGGGTCAGCACACAGACCAGGAAGGTGCGGGCGAGACACCTGCAACGGGCCGGTTGCGTGCAGCCGCTTTGATGAGTGCGTTGGTCGGTCAAGGCATCGAGTCGACACAAGTCATCATCGCCGCGCCGTCATGGTCGCAAACAGACCCGGATCAGCCAGGCCTCAGCAGCAGCCGCATCGACTTTGATGTGATTGTCGACGAAGGCTGA